CGATCCCGAGAGCGGCGGCGCGCTTGGCGGAGGCGGTGTAGGCGTCGGGGTCGGAGAAATCGCCGAACGGGCCGTCGATGGCGCGCAGGCCGTAGGCGCGGCAGGCCACGGTCATGCGACTGAGGGCGAAGTGCCACTGGTCGCCGGGATAGTCGGGGTTGAGCCCGCCGATCACCACGGTGCGCGCGCGGTTCGACGCGGCATAGTCGGCCACGCCGAAATGCAGCGCCTCGAGCCGGCCCGGGGTGGCGGCGATCGCCTCGACATTGGCCATGCCGAGCGCGGTCTCGATGAGCGCCTCGAGCCCGATTTCATGGTCGAACCCCATGGCCTCCTCGATCTGGCTCACCATCGTCTCGACCGCGTAGAGATCGGCGGGCACGCCCACTTTCGGCACGAGGATCGTATCGAGATGCTGACCCGCCTGTTCGACGATCTCGACCACGTCGCGATACATGTAATGAGTGTCGAGCCCGTTGATGCGGATCGACATCGTCTTGCCCTTGGCGCGCCAGTCGATGTCGTTGAGCGCCTCGATGATGTTCTTTCGCGCGCCCACCTTGTCGGGCGGGGCCACGGCGTCCTCGAGGTCGAGAAAGATGTAATCCACGTCCGAGTCGGCGGCCTTCTCGATCATCGAGGGGTTCGAGCCGGGCACGGCCAGTTCGGATCGCTGGAGGCGCTGTTTCTTGAGCGGGTGAAGCGTGTAGCTCATCGGGTGTCCTCGGGTTTGAGTGTTCACCCCGAGGATGCCCGGCTTCGCGACCGTGGATAACGTGCCGTCGGGTAAGTTCCTGCGCGCGGGGTTGGGATCGGTGGCGGAACGGGTAGGGCGGACTACCCGGCGCCGTCGGACCGGGATGCAACGGGATGCCGGAAGCGGCATCTTGCGAGATTTCGGATTGGAAAATTGCAATTTTCCAGGCTGTTTTCTTTCAAGAAAACAGTCAGGCGATGCGGCGAAGTGGTTCCTGATTGCAGAAAACGATAATCTGTCCGGCGTTTTCAATCGCGTGGAAGCCGCGGCGTTCGAGCTCTGCTATGAATCGGTCGAGACCGACGTATCGCTCAGCGTCACGCAGTTTTCGCCGAACCACACGCCCCTCACTGGCTGCCTGTGAGCGGAAAACATCATTCATCCACATTTCTGGTGTGATCTGACCGTTCATTGCCGGGGTTTGCATCGGACACGGTTAACACTCGGTAAATCGCGTCATGCCACCCGGTCGGGCGGTTCGGCGCCCGCGAGCCATGCCTCGAGATTGTCGAGCGCGCGGTCGCCCATCGCGTTGCGCGTGGCCTGGGTTGCGCTCCCGAGGTGGGGTGCGAGGACGATGTTGTCGTGGCGAAGGAAGCGTGGGTCGAGCGCGGGTTCTCCGCGATAGACGTCGAGGCCCGCGCCGCCGAGATGGCCGCTCTCGAGCGCGGCGAAGAGCGCGTCCTCGTCCACCACGTCGCCGCGCGCGGTGTTGACGAGGATGGCGCCGGGTTTCATCGCGTCGAACACGGTGGTGTCGATGAGCCCGGCGGTCTCGGTCCCGCCGGGACAGTGGAGGGAAAGGAAATCGGCTTCGGCGGCGACCGCGCGGATCGTGTCGAGTTGGCGGGCGCCGGTCCGTGCAGCGATCTCGGGCGCGATGCGGCTTCGGTTCTGGAACACGATGCGCATCCCGAAGCCGTGATGCGCGCGATGCGCCACGGCCTGACCGATGCGGCCGAACCCGATGATGCCGAGCGTCGCGCCGCTCACCTTCTTGCCGATCAGGTGCGTGGGCCGCCAGCCGTCCCAGTTGCCCGCGCGCAGTTCCCGCTCGCCCTCGCCGAGGCGGCGCGCGGCGGCGATGAGCAGTCCCATGGCGAGGTCGGCAGTGCAGTCGGTCAGCACGCCGGGCGTGTTGGTGACGGCGATGCCGTTCGCCTTCGCGGCGTCGGTGGCGATGTGGTTGTAGCCCACGCCGTAGCTGGCCAGCAGCTTCACCTTGCCGTGCGCCGCCTCGTAGAACCCCGGCGGGATCGTGTCCGAGACGGTGGGCATGATGACGTCGAAGTCCCGTGCGGCCTCCATCCACTCGGGGGCCGTCATGGGCGTGTCGGGCCAACGGAGCGTCACGTCTCCGAGGCTTGTCGCTCGGGCCTCTGCGGCGTCGGGCCAGGCGCGGGTGAGCAGGATTCGCGTCACGTCATGCGCTCGCGGTGCGGTAATGTTCCTGCGCCGCGGCCACGCCGGAGCCCGGCTCGACCCTGGCGCCCGCGTCCCGTAGCGCCATCTCGGCCGCGGAGATCGCGCCGCAAAGCATCACGGGGTTGAGCGAGCCCAGATGCCCGATGCGGAAGGCGCGGCCCGCGAGCTTGTTGAGACCGGTGCCGAGGGATGTCCGGTACTTGGCGTAGGCGGTCGAGATCACGTCGCGGGCATCAACGCCCTCGGGCGTGTAGATGGCCGAGACCGTGTCGGAGGCCCATTCCGGTCCCTGCGCCACGAGTTCGCACCCATCCCATGCCGCGACGGCGCGGCGCACGCCCTCGGCGTGGTAGTGGTGACGCGCCCAGACCGCCTCCATCCCCGCCTCGAGCAGCATGTCGAGCGAGGTGCGCAGGCCGCGCAGGAGTTGGGTCGCGGGGGTATAGGGAAAATAGCCGGTATCGTTGAGCTTGATCATGTCTTCGAAGCTGAAATAGCAACGGTTCATCCCGGTATTGGAGCTGCGATTGACCTCGAGCGCCTTGTCCGAGACGCCGAGGATGCCGAGCCCGGCGGGGAGCATGAAACCCTTCTGCGAGCCCGACACGGCGAGATCGACGCCCCATTTCTCCATCTCGAAGGGGATCGAGGCGATGGAGCTGACCCCGTCGACGAAAAGCAGCGCGGGGTGGTCGGTCTCATCGAGCACCCGGCGCACGCCCTCGATATCCGAGGTCACGCCGGTGGCCGTCTCGTTCTGGGTCGCGAAGACGGCCTTGATCGCGTGGTCGCGATCGGCGGCGAGCGCATCGCGATAGGCCTCGAGCGGAACACCCTTGCCCCACTCGACCTCGCAGAGCTCGACCTCGAGGCCCAGCCGTTCGGCCATGTCGGCCCAGAGAAGCGAGAACTGGCCGAAGCGCGACATGAGCACGCGGTCGCCGGTGGAAAGCGTGTTCTGGATGGCGCTTTCCCATGCGCCCGTGCCCGAGGAGGGGAACACGAAGACGCGACCGCCCTTCATGCGATAGACCTTCTTCAGGTCGGTGAGAAGGCCCGAGACGAATTCGGCGAAGTCGGGCGCGCGCATGTCCTCCATGGGGATGTTCATGGATTGACGGATCTTTTCCGGCACGTTGGTGGGGCCGGGGATGAAGAGATGCTGGTAGCCGTGCATGGAAGCCTCCGCGGTTTTGTCCCTTATCGACGGTGGGCCGTCGGTGTCACAACGCCCGTGCGAATGGCCGGGGCGACCGATTGCGGGGCGGGCTTATCGAACGGGTAGGAGGATCTACCCGATGGGCCCGAATGCCGGGCGACCGGGGCGGTATACAAAGGCATGCCTAAAAATCCTTTGATTTCAGGTGGTTCATCGGGGCAGACTGAACCTCGCAAGCAAGGAGCGGGGGCATCTCGTGCTCAGGTCGATGAACAGGACGGATCAGGACACATCTCGCGTCATCGTGGCGGACCGGCAGGTGATCGTCTGCCAGGGGATCGGCTCGCTCGTGGC
This window of the Roseovarius sp. SCSIO 43702 genome carries:
- a CDS encoding CoA ester lyase is translated as MSYTLHPLKKQRLQRSELAVPGSNPSMIEKAADSDVDYIFLDLEDAVAPPDKVGARKNIIEALNDIDWRAKGKTMSIRINGLDTHYMYRDVVEIVEQAGQHLDTILVPKVGVPADLYAVETMVSQIEEAMGFDHEIGLEALIETALGMANVEAIAATPGRLEALHFGVADYAASNRARTVVIGGLNPDYPGDQWHFALSRMTVACRAYGLRAIDGPFGDFSDPDAYTASAKRAAALGIEGKWAIHPGQIALANDVFSPPEAEVTRARRIIEELRKAEAEGKGAASLDGKMIDAASERMANNVLQVADAIAAKG
- a CDS encoding D-glycerate dehydrogenase, which codes for MTRILLTRAWPDAAEARATSLGDVTLRWPDTPMTAPEWMEAARDFDVIMPTVSDTIPPGFYEAAHGKVKLLASYGVGYNHIATDAAKANGIAVTNTPGVLTDCTADLAMGLLIAAARRLGEGERELRAGNWDGWRPTHLIGKKVSGATLGIIGFGRIGQAVAHRAHHGFGMRIVFQNRSRIAPEIAARTGARQLDTIRAVAAEADFLSLHCPGGTETAGLIDTTVFDAMKPGAILVNTARGDVVDEDALFAALESGHLGGAGLDVYRGEPALDPRFLRHDNIVLAPHLGSATQATRNAMGDRALDNLEAWLAGAEPPDRVA
- a CDS encoding alanine--glyoxylate aminotransferase family protein — protein: MHGYQHLFIPGPTNVPEKIRQSMNIPMEDMRAPDFAEFVSGLLTDLKKVYRMKGGRVFVFPSSGTGAWESAIQNTLSTGDRVLMSRFGQFSLLWADMAERLGLEVELCEVEWGKGVPLEAYRDALAADRDHAIKAVFATQNETATGVTSDIEGVRRVLDETDHPALLFVDGVSSIASIPFEMEKWGVDLAVSGSQKGFMLPAGLGILGVSDKALEVNRSSNTGMNRCYFSFEDMIKLNDTGYFPYTPATQLLRGLRTSLDMLLEAGMEAVWARHHYHAEGVRRAVAAWDGCELVAQGPEWASDTVSAIYTPEGVDARDVISTAYAKYRTSLGTGLNKLAGRAFRIGHLGSLNPVMLCGAISAAEMALRDAGARVEPGSGVAAAQEHYRTASA